GCGCGCCCGGCGCGCGTGCGCATGCGCAGCCGGAAGCCGTGCACCTTGGCACGCTTGCGGTTGTTCGGCTGGTAAGTCCGCTTGCTCACGGCAGTACTCCAAAACGTCGGTTGTCGTCGTGCTGCCCTGGGCAGCTGAGTGCGCGGTACGGCTGCTCCTCGGACCCACACGCGGGCACCACGGA
Above is a genomic segment from Georgenia wutianyii containing:
- the rpmH gene encoding 50S ribosomal protein L34 — protein: MSKRTYQPNNRKRAKVHGFRLRMRTRAGRAILSARRRKGREKLSA